In Xenopus laevis strain J_2021 chromosome 2S, Xenopus_laevis_v10.1, whole genome shotgun sequence, a genomic segment contains:
- the gja8.S gene encoding gap junction alpha-8 protein: MGDWSFLGNILEEVNEHSTVIGRVWLTVLFIFRILILGTAAEFVWGDEQSDFVCNTQQPGCENVCYDEAFPLSHIRLWVLQIIFVSTPSLVYVGHAVHHVRMEEKRKEREEAEMNRQHEMNEERLPLAPDQGSIRTTKDTSTKGTKKFRLEGTLLRTYICHIIFKTLFEVGFVVGQYFLYGFSIKPLYRCNRWPCPNTVDCFVSRPTEKTIFIMFMLAVAAVSLFLNVVEISHLGWKKIRLAFRRSEDQHPQQLPGEVSQKSMHSIAISSIPKSKGYKLLEEEKVVSHFYPMTEVGLKASPLPAQFNGYEKGSTGLLEDISKGYDETLPSYRQAEELDAVKVQASDTFEQASSERAASMRSPSVRAPSDRAPSERALSERAPTRAASEHAGSEYTPSVRTPSNNATPERVPSRAASEYAPLDCARSERAPSRAASEHAPSDRAPSERGSSRAASERAPSQPALFEPVSSRAGSVQALLESPLLYATSDLPQEADAPIEIIPLKSPSKQSLTEQAPIQMVSDHVTNDPTPSEHGNSNHAFPDPEALESDIVEYEPLGHEMPWLNAEFIPDSRSLSRLSKASSRARSDDLTV, from the coding sequence ATGGGGGACTGGAGTTTCCTGGGTAACATTTTGGAAGAAGTGAATGAGCACTCGACTGTGATCGGTAGAGTTTGGCTCACTGTTCTCTTCATTTTTCGGATACTTATACTGGGAACAGCTGCGGAGTTTGTCTGGGGGGATGAACAATCTGATTTTGTGTGCAACACTCAGCAGCCTGGTTGTGAAAACGTCTGCTATGATGAAGCTTTTCCTCTCTCACACATTAGGCTGTGGGTTCTCCAGATAATCTTTGTGTCCACGCCGTCACTGGTCTACGTAGGGCATGCTGTGCACCATGTTCGCATGGAAGAGAAaagaaaggagagagaggaggCTGAAATGAACAGGCAGCATGAGATGAATGAAGAACGATTACCACTTGCTCCAGATCAGGGAAGCATCAGGACCACAAAAGACACAAGTACCAAAGGAACCAAGAAGTTTCGCTTGGAAGGAACTCTCCTCAGAACCTACATCTGCCACATTATATTCAAAACCCTTTTTGAGGTGGGCTTTGTGGTCGGCCAATATTTTCTCTATGGTTTCTCGATCAAGCCCCTGTATCGTTGCAATCGGTGGCCCTGCCCAAACACTGTGGACTGCTTTGTTTCCAGACCAACTgagaaaactatttttattatgtttatgttAGCCGTGGCTGCAGTCTCTCTCTTTTTGAATGTCGTGGAGATTAGCCACTTGGGTTGGAAGAAGATTCGACTTGCTTTTCGGAGGAGCGAAGATCAGCATCCCCAGCAGCTGCCAGGAGAAGTTTCACAGAAATCAATGCACTCCATAGCAATTTCTTCTATTCCAAAGTCTAAAGGCTATAAGCTGCTTGAAGAAGAGAAAGTAGTCTCCCATTTCTACCCAATGACTGAAGTTGGATTAAAAGCCAGCCCACTTCCAGCACAATTTAATGGCTATGAAAAAGGCAGCACAGGGCTTCTAGAAGACATCTCAAAGGGTTATGATGAAACTTTGCCATCCTACCGTCAAGCAGAAGAGCTAGATGCTGTTAAAGTGCAAGCTTCTGATACTTTTGAACAGGCTTCTTCTGAACGTGCTGCTTCAATGAGGTCCCCTTCAGTGCGTGCCCCTTCTGACCGAGCCCCCTCTGAGCGTGCACTTTCTGAAAGAGCACCCACTCGTGCTGCTTCTGAGCATGCAGGTTCAGAGTATACACCTTCTGTGCGAACACCTTCAAACAATGCAACTCCCGAACGGGTACCCTCCCGAGCTGCCTCTGAATATGCACCATTGGATTGTGCCCGTTCTGAGCGAGCACCCTCCCGTGCTGCCTCTGAACATGCCCCATCTGATCGTGCACCTTCGGAGCGAGGTTCTTCACGAGCAGCTTCGGAGCGGGCTCCATCCCAACCTGCTCTCTTTGAACCAGTTTCTTCTAGAGCAGGCTCAGTTCAAGCTCTGTTAGAGAGCCCCCTTTTGTATGCAACGTCTGATCTGCCTCAAGAAGCAGATGCCCCAATTGAAATTATACCCTTAAAATCACCCTCTAAACAGTCCCTAACCGAGCAAGCTCCCATTCAGATGGTTTCAGATCATGTCACAAATGATCCTACGCCATCAGAGCATGGCAACTCCAACCACGCTTTTCCTGACCCTGAAGCTTTAGAATCAGATATTGTTGAATATGAACCACTTGGCCATGAGATGCCATGGCTAAATGCTGAGTTCATTCCTGACTCCAGATCGCTGAGCAGGTTAAGCAAAGCTAGTAGTAGAGCCCGTTCAGATGACTTAACAGTCTAA